The Solanum dulcamara chromosome 6, daSolDulc1.2, whole genome shotgun sequence genome contains the following window.
TCTGGCTAAAATTGACACTGGAACTTTCTAAGTTGCACCCAGATAAATTTCAGCTTCATTCAACTAGTAGCCATAGTTGGAAAACAACAGTATTTCGTTGGCTGACTGTGTAAGGAACATGAGAAATATAAGCCTCAGATTTCTCAGGGTAATCAATTCCATGAAATTAGGTGATTCCTAAGGTTCTAGCAGAATGGTGTAACAAGGAAATAAGATGATCTGAAGTTCTCATCTCTCCCCAACTTCAACCACCATCAAACACCCTTCCCCCACACtctcacacacaaaaaaaggaACAACTAGGAGGAGaaaaaatgttaaataaatCTAAAAAACTCATCACTTCCGCAATGTCAAGCTTCAGCAAAATACTAACCAAGCTTAGGCCAATAGATGGTATTAAATATTCTCTAGAGGCCATGTAAACCTCCATTCTCTCATTATAGAAACTGCCCGGTTCAGAAGACACAGAAACTAAGAGTACAATTAATTCAACTTCCAtcaatgaattggatagtttgATTGTTCAGTAATTGAGATGTGATGTAGTAGCAGTACTTTAGAGCTACAGTTGGAATGATGGCCCAATCAAAATTGTAATCCTTGAAGCATGTAATTAGAATGATGACCCAATCAAAATTGTAATTctttaagtatgtaaaatgcgGGTCAAGAACATCCCACCAGAGCATACAGTTTTTAATCTACAGGATTGTAGATTTTTCTCAATTTGACAGTCTCCTGTCTGCTCACCATTTATGAAAGAATTGCGGGCAAAACGTCATTCAATATATTAACTTATCAGAGAGAAACTTGCCTCAGGAGTTGACAACAGCTCCAAGTCATTCCCATTCAACCTTGGAAGCAATAAAACAAAATAGATCATCCAAAATTGCCGATCAGATAATTCATGGCAAACCTTCTGCCTCAAGGACTCAAGTCCAGGCACAAACTGCACAATGGATGCCACATGTTCTTTCTGATTATCAGACATGGAAAAATCTGAAGAAAAATTGATAAACGTCAATCAGAGGCTACAAGAAACAtgaagaatagttgtgcaaccgAGGCCTAAACAAGGAACTACTCCATTtgattgacatataaagttTGTGTAAGCATCCAGAAGTGGTACACTGAAAAGAACAAAATGGGAAATTCACTGCTATTTATTCTAGTTATACACTTTCTACATAAATACCTAGATAGCCCCTTAAACTTGGCACATTTTGTAAGTTAAGAAACTTTAACTTAGAGAGTGACCAGATAGACACCTATACTTGCCAAAAAAGTATATTGTAAACACTAATGTCCATAAGATCAAATGGGTGAAATGCACTTGCTAAAGTGAACCAATAATTGGATGACACGTGTAGTTAAGGTAAcaaaaactacaaaaataaaaaacaattagACAAATCCCAGTATCCCACCCCATACCTTCCCCTCTGTTCACAGTCAAGGTGATCTCCTCTGTTTCCTCAAACCCTTCATGTGGATGTCCCCTTCTTCCTTTTTGATTTCCATTCATTTTTTATAGTGGGTGATATTTGTTATTAGGTTCAATTTAGGTTCGAGCTTATTCTTTGTGATGCGGATGATTTTAGTGCAAAATTTCTCCATCACCACCTTCTTGAAACACCGGAAGAAGACAACATTCCGGTGGTGAATCTGTAAAGGACGATGGATTAGTGAACCTTCATTCCTTTATTTTGGTCTAGGTTTCGTTTTTAAGTTTAAAATTCTGTATTTTTGAGATATCTATTGATCTGATTATGAAGTATCTTTGATCTTGCTTTCGATTTTAATAAGGGAGAGGAATTCCTGCTGGAATGGCTAATTTTGCCAACCAGTTATTTGCCAGAGGGGATGACCAAATCTTTTAGGATTTAGcagatataaaataatttttttaaaaaaaactatcaCGCGCTCAAAACTAATTGTGAAATACACAATTTGCCGCATTAGATATTTGTATTTAAAAGACACATTGGGGGCAAGATCACGTATCTGTCTGGTCACTTGCAAAGTTGAAGTGTTTAACTTACAAACATGCCAAGTTTAAGGGGTTATCTAGGTATTTagcctattttttttaaaataatgttcTACACTAACGAAGTCTTCTTTAGGAAGTGTGCAGAGCAACATAGAATTGTTCGACAAGTTAATTCCAGATAAATAAAATaggattaaaaaaatacttcaaaatatagcATCATAGGCGAATTAAAGAACTAAAAGTTGAAGATAACATCCTTCAGAAAGAACTACTCTGAGGAGAACCAATGCTTGCACTACAGTGGACAAAAGAACTGCATTGCACTTTATAATCACTCACAGGATGCCAGTCATTATCAGATGAGCATGAGGCATCAACATAAACAATCATATTAAGAAACCTCATAATGATAAATATTAGATCTTctgcacccaagggtgtggcctagtggtcaatgaagtgagtTGAGAACCATGAAATCTCAGGTTCAAATCCCAGCAAAAACAAAACCAataggtgatttcttcccatcCGTGTCCTAGTCTTGATAGCCAGAGTTACCGGGTACCTGTTGTTGGTCGGAGGTGGCAAGTATCCCGTGGAATCAGTTGAGGTGCGTGCAAACTGGAACTGACAaacaattattaaaaaaatatcaccTCTTCCAAATGTGCAGTAACCATCAATTATCTATAACTTTATACCCCACTGGCAATCACAAATCCActaattacattttaattatttttagctTTGATTTCTGCTCTTCTACTTTGCAGGCATAAAGAACTAGCAAACACAGTCTAGCTTGTGTTTTCCCTTTCAGCCTGTCAAGTTTCTGTTTTACATGTTATTTTTATCCACACTAATGAAACCAACAGATTAAAAAAGAGATTCTTAAGGAAAAGAGTCCAGTGCGCATGCAAAAGCCACTTGGTTTGCTGATACATGTGAAAGGTTATGGATTAATAACCCATAAAGATTTTCAACTTAGGAAGTTGTTGCAATGCTACAATCTGCCAACACATTCTGTCAGGTAGACAAGCAAAGTCACTTACCTGATAAATTTCTTAGatcaaaattaaatatcttCAGCCCAAAAAATTggttaaaagaaaatattggaCAGAGAAAAGAAAGCAAAGGTATAGAATTCATAGTCATGATTTGAATTCTATACCATTGATGGGGTCCGGATGGAAGAGGGGTTATAGTCAAAAGTTCACCATCTAATAGTTTAGGTTTTGGTAATTAGCCCAATTCTTTTGATAATTtccatttttccttttcttgtttATCTAgaggatttatttttttatttttttttggggggggggggggagcaGTTGGCAGCCCCACTATGGCACTGGAATCCCTTAGAATTGCTTAATCATTTTTATATGCGATTAGTTAATGTATAATTTCCCTTACTAACCATATGTGAGTATATGTTATGCCAAGTATATATGCAAATCATCTATATGCCCATCTTGTTTGGGGCTGAGGTATAGTAGTTGTTGTATACAAAGCATTCTATAAAATAAGGTAACGGCAACATCAGGAAGAGACTAAAAACCATACCGCACTTTACCTCTAAAATCATGAACAAAACCATAGgcttgaaaaaaatgaataccTTACTATAATACATTCTGTGAAACACACACTCCAAGAGTAAACGAACAACATAATATTGGAAGATAACAACTAATAGCATTGTTCAACTACCAGGATCAAACACCGTCGTCATCATATCAATATAAAGTAAGTCACACGTATTGCAACTCTTGGTGACAATGAAGTGCTATAACATACCAAAGAGAGTGCCCAAATGGACAAATTATATATAACAGGAAATAATTTGCATCCTTTGCCCATTTATCGGCCACTATCAATTTCTatgagaggcgtgtctattttagagaaccagtttggatttatgccgggacgctcaactacagaagacatccatcttatgaggagactggtggagcagtatagagagaggaagagggacttgcatatggtattcattgacctagaaaaggcttacgataaagttccaaagagaaatactatggacatgtttggaggctaaaggtgtacctgtggcatacattagggtgatcaagcaCATGTAcaagggagccaaaaccagggtaaggacagtaggaggggactcggagcactttccagtggtgatggggttgcatcaaggatcagctcttagttcgtttttatttgccttggtgatggatggattgacgcgacaaattcaaggtgaggtgccatggtgtatgcttttcgcggatgacatagtcctgatcgataagactcgtagcggagttaacgctaagttggaggattggagacataccttggaatCTAAAGGGTTGaactgagtaggaccaagacaaagTACTTAGAGtacaagttcagtgagacacctcaggaggttgacgTAGAAGTTAGACTTGGTgcccaggccatccaaaagagaagtagttgcaagtatcttgggtctatcatgcaaggcagcggggagattgacgatgatgtcacacatcgtattggggtagggtggataaaatggaggctcgcctccgaagtgctatgtgacaagaaggtgccaccaaaacttaagggcaagttctacagagtggtggttagaccggctatgctgtatggggcggagtgttggccagttaagatttctcacgttcaaaagatgaaagtttccgagatgagaatgttgagatggataagtgggcacaccaggagagacaggattagaaatgaggctatttgggacaaggtaggagtggcctaggtggaagacaagatgcgggaaatgcgactgagatggtttgggcatgtgaagaggagagacacagatgccccagtgcggaggtatgagaggctggccatggatggttacagaagatgtaggggtaggccgaagaagtattggggagaggtgattagacaggacatggcacagttacagcttaccgaggacatgaccttagataggagggtgcgGAGGaaccacattagggtagaaggctagttcatagtctcgttattcttccctattcgtaGGCGCATTAGAGCATTACAATTTcgtgtgctctgatttctgttatttctgttattatttattactctctatactttgattactctattttatttgtgacgctttcgttatttgtttttccCATATTGCTTTtaatttcttagccttatctgacatctttttatgcttttattgagccgagggtctccaggaaacagccgtcctaccttggtaggagtaaggtctccgtacactctaccctccccagaccccacattatgggatttcacagggttgttgttgttgttgttgttgttgttgttgtagtatcAATCTCTATGAGATTCAGAGAACACTTATTTCGTATTGGAATGAAATGGACCTGAACAGAGCAGAACTAATATAGAAGACCATGTAACCAACACCAAATGATTTGTGGATTGAGACATACGTTAATTCCTTTCAGCCAATATCTAGCAAAACAAACACAAAAGATTGTCCCATAGATCATGGATAAGTGGTTGATGCAAGGGAATAACCTGTCAGAATCCTAACTCTTCGTGAGCTCATTTGTTTTACTCATAGTGTGGGGTGTTTACTCAATAGGCTTCTAGCTGGATTACTCGAGTTGCAAGCTGTCACCCAACCAATGTCATTAAAAAGGCACAATCAAAAATTGCTCCATTCTTTTTTGATAAtcaaaggagggatgcaacacgaggacttccatggggtcacccatcctagtactactctctccATACAGCCAAAAATTGCTCCTTTAACAAGCTATAGACCCAAGAGGGTCACCTAGTGGTCAATAAAGTGGGTGCCCTGGGAGACTATGGTTCAAATCAAGGGAAATATTCCAGTGCGCATGCAAAAGCCACTTTGTTTGCTGATACATGTGAAAGGTTATGGATGAATAACTTATCCAGATTGTCAACTTAGGAAGTTGTGGCATTTTACAATCTGCCAACACATTCTGTCAGGTACACACGCAAAGTCACTTACCTGATAAACTTCCTTAGATCAAAACAAAATATCTTCATCCCCAAAATTTcgttaaaagaaaacaaattagACACAGAAAAGGAAGCAAAGATATAGAATTCATATTCATGATTTGAATTCTATGATGGGGTCTGGATGGAAGAGGGTTGTTGTCATAAGTTCAACATCTAATAGTTTAGGTTTGGTAATTAgccaaaaaaaatgataatttccattttccttttcttgttttatctAAGGGAGGGAGAGAGAAGGTGGCACTCCCACTATGGGACTGGAATCCCACAGGATTGCTTAATCATTGTTATATGCTTTACTTATGTATATTTCCCTTACTAACCGAATGTGAGTATAAGTAATGCCAAACTTGGTTGCATGCATGATATTTGAAGTATACATGCAAATCATCTATATGCCCATCCTGTTTGGGGCTGAGGTGCAGTAGTTGTGGTTGTTGTATACAAAGTTTTCTATAAAATAAGGTAACGACTAAATAAGGTAACGGCAACACCAGGAAGTGACTAAAAACCATACCAAACTTTTCCTCTTAAATCATTAACAAAACCATAGGCttgcacccaagggtgtggtCTAGTGGTCAATAAAGTGGTTGAGAACCCTAAGGTCTCAGGTTCAAAACTCAGCTGAGACAAAAAAAAACACTAAGTGATTCTTCCAATCTGTCCTAGCCTTCGTGGACAGAGTTACCCGGTACCAGTTGCTGGTGGGAGGTGCCAGGTatcccgtggaattagtcgaggtgcgcgAAAGTTGGGCCGAACACCACCGTCATCAAAACAAAACATAGgctttaaaaaaatgaataccTTACTATAATACATTCtgtaaaacacacacacacacgaCTAATAGCAGTGTTCAACTACCACAGATCAAACTaccatcattatcatatcaatATAAAGTATGTATCACCTACTGCAACTCTTGGTGACAATGAAGCGCCTATAATATACCAAATGCAGTAACCCCAAATGGCCAAATTATACATAACAGGAAACAATTTGCATCCTTTGCCCGCAAAGATTTTTATCAGACATCTATCAATCTCTATGAGATTCAGAAAACACTTATTTATTATCGGAATGAAATGGACCTGAATAGAGCAAACCTAATATAGAAGATCATGTAACCAACACCAAATGATTTGTGGATTGAGGCATACATGAATTGATTTCAGCCAATATCTACCAAAACAAACACAAAAGATTGTCCCAAAGATCATGGGTAAGTGGTTGCTGCATAGGAATAACCTGTCAGAATCCTAACTCTTCATGAGCTCATTTGTGTCACTCATAGTGGGGATGTTTACCCGCCAGACTTCTAGCTGGATTAGTCAAGTTGCAAGCTGTCACCCAACCAATGCCATTAAAAAAGCAGTCAAAAATTGCTCGtttcttttttgataatcaaaggagggatgcaacacaaGGACTTCCAAGGGGTCACCCATTCCCTACAGTCAAAAATTGCTCCTTTAACAAGCAATACCCAAGACTGTCACCTAGTAGTCAATAAAGTGGGTGCCCTTGGAGACTGGTTCAAATCCCATCTTAGACAAAAAGTGTTTTCAATCTGCCTAAGTCTTGGTAGCTACATTTACCCGGGAGCTTCGCTGGGAGGTGGTAAGTATCTAGTGAAAGAGCGGAGGTGGACGCAAGCTAACCAAGACCACCattatcaatttatttattttaaaaaaaaagggcatTCAGCAAGTGATCACCACTCAAAGAAACTAATCATCAAGTAATATAGTACTCCATAGCACAGTCAGTAAACTAAAACAACATATTTAGGAAATTACCATTGGGTAGAGAGAGAGGAAAATCAGTCCACAACTGAGGCCGCTGTGAGATTGTGCTAACAAAATCCACGACTTCATCCGTAATACCCAcaacttcctcttcttcttcatcatcataaTCGTCATCTCCATCTTCATCTTCAGCATTTTTACGATTACTTGACTCATCACCAAGCTGTAAAAAATTGGAAGCTAACTTGGAAATTTCTGAAACAGTTTTGTTCGAAGAAAACAAAGATAGACCCGATTTAAAGCTATCTCCAATCTCCACTAAATCGCTCTtaattccactaaatttttcaGTTGACGATTCTTGCTCCGACTGAGTCGGAGATGTCGGAGCAAGAAAGGCGGCGACACCGCGGAGATGCTGTGAGAAAGTCTGAGAAATGGCTGAGAAATCTTCCTTTATGCCGGATGAATTGGGATCGGAACCCTTCGCCTCCGGCGATGAGGGTTTTTCACTGCCGGCACCGTCGTCGTTGTCATCGAATTTGAAAGGATTTGTAAGAGGAAGAGAAAACCAAGATgacattttttcttcttttcttcaatctgctctctctctctcttattttctttttccccctttaaaactttttattttctttataatttttccttaaaaaaataaaaaagtgataaaataaacttttattGTGCACGAAATTTGGAGAAGAATCGAACTACAAGAGTATCTTATCTCACATTTCTAcaagaaattattttcaaagCTCGAATCAGTGATCTTATGATCACATGAGAATAACTTTATCagttaaagaaatgatcataaacataaatatagattgctaagtttaaaaatataattataggCCGCTAAGtttcataattaaataaaatttcaatattcttcataaataaaGACATAAATAATGCTATTTAGGAGAATTTCTCTATTATTTACCAATAGGGAGACAAGTGTGAGatctaaaaattacaaaaattaaaaataaattaaatcacTATTTAAGAATAGATTAAATTgctcataaaaaaaattaagtatgatattatgaagtattcAAAATGAAGCATAATAGTTGGTGAAAAATTGTATAATCAATTTAAGtagtttgaaatttt
Protein-coding sequences here:
- the LOC129891420 gene encoding uncharacterized protein LOC129891420, which produces MSSWFSLPLTNPFKFDDNDDGAGSEKPSSPEAKGSDPNSSGIKEDFSAISQTFSQHLRGVAAFLAPTSPTQSEQESSTEKFSGIKSDLVEIGDSFKSGLSLFSSNKTVSEISKLASNFLQLGDESSNRKNAEDEDGDDDYDDEEEEEVVGITDEVVDFVSTISQRPQLWTDFPLSLPNDFSMSDNQKEHVASIVQFVPGLESLRQKVCHELSDRQFWMIYFVLLLPRLNGNDLELLSTPEIVEARETLLQQLQSKNSETVDASEKDVKVSGQHGSESKLEEQNISAETAKNASQDKDSLHGEKRQEQLEDEKTKDTTSYADKNEDDVSFSDLEDDDTDISDKLQGSKPTHRKKVSSSSESHEWIQLNENSRGQGSQQKAGQSSHRDKDSEGEESSDWLTVDDVDSDSLAAN